A region of Shewanella psychromarinicola DNA encodes the following proteins:
- a CDS encoding ATP-dependent DNA helicase translates to MSSTLTQSVTHEFSERGALAKHVHHYHNRQTQTDMAVAVSEAIAKKHNLILEAGTGVGKTFAYLIPALLSGKQVVISTGSKNLQEQLFLKDLPALLTMLDIHVPVALLKGRNNYLCQLRLEKQMQMANKFTEFYIDDLLKINQWAHLSKDGDIGNLTSVAEHSEVIPTVVSTKESCTGKKCDHYDVCFTRKARIKAMDAKVVVVNHHLFFADRLLKDSGFAELLPDPDVVIFDEAHLVPDICISYFGSHISSREIDKRLNAVIKLHKEVIRDSIQLEQLAQRGLIALSEWHNLMFEHQVSDWRKVLAHKTLASTSWSLHQALVDLANNMQYHLGRDDQLDIAFEQLQALAETLRHYFECQDLQAAYSVELGPRFIMLRMSPINVAKQCQQLFVKDTRWIFTSATLQVNRSLAHFAKELGLADSKQLILDSPFDYPNQAVFCVPRHLGKVGQSQHSAKQLVDVCVQAINAAQGRTFILFTSHHMLQQVAVMLQGKVKYPLLVQGQASKQSLLNKFRQLGNAVLLGTSSFWEGVDVRGKLLSCVIIDKLPFVSPDDALYKARAANAERQGLDPFATISLPQAVISLKQGVGRLIRDEKDRGVLILCDNRIVNRAYGQAFINSLPPMQRTRDLEHALQFLKQIP, encoded by the coding sequence TTGAGCTCGACACTTACCCAATCCGTTACCCACGAATTTAGCGAGCGCGGTGCGTTAGCAAAACATGTACATCATTATCACAATCGCCAGACCCAAACAGATATGGCGGTTGCGGTGAGTGAGGCTATTGCTAAAAAGCATAATCTGATTTTAGAGGCGGGTACGGGCGTGGGCAAAACCTTCGCGTATTTAATCCCTGCCTTGCTCAGTGGTAAGCAAGTGGTCATCAGTACTGGCAGTAAAAATCTTCAAGAACAGTTATTTCTCAAAGACTTACCTGCATTGCTAACCATGCTTGATATTCATGTCCCTGTTGCATTACTCAAAGGGCGTAATAATTATTTATGCCAATTACGCCTTGAAAAACAGATGCAAATGGCCAATAAGTTTACTGAATTTTACATTGATGATTTATTAAAAATTAACCAGTGGGCACATTTAAGTAAAGATGGCGATATCGGCAATTTAACCTCGGTGGCTGAACATTCTGAAGTGATCCCCACCGTCGTCAGCACCAAAGAAAGTTGTACCGGTAAAAAATGTGATCATTATGATGTGTGTTTTACCCGTAAAGCACGCATTAAAGCTATGGACGCTAAAGTGGTAGTGGTCAATCATCATTTATTTTTTGCAGACCGATTATTGAAGGACTCTGGTTTTGCGGAGTTATTGCCGGACCCAGATGTTGTCATCTTTGATGAAGCCCATTTAGTGCCTGATATCTGTATCAGTTACTTTGGCAGCCACATTTCAAGTCGCGAAATTGATAAACGACTCAATGCGGTGATCAAACTGCATAAAGAAGTGATCCGCGACAGCATTCAACTTGAACAACTGGCTCAGCGTGGCTTAATTGCCCTCAGTGAATGGCACAACTTGATGTTTGAACATCAAGTCTCTGATTGGCGCAAAGTGCTTGCCCATAAAACACTTGCCAGCACATCTTGGAGCTTACACCAGGCGCTTGTCGATTTAGCCAATAATATGCAATATCATCTGGGTCGAGATGATCAACTCGATATTGCCTTTGAGCAATTACAGGCGCTGGCTGAGACATTACGTCATTATTTTGAGTGCCAAGACCTGCAAGCGGCTTACAGCGTAGAACTTGGCCCTCGGTTTATTATGCTTCGCATGAGCCCGATTAATGTCGCCAAACAATGTCAGCAATTGTTTGTTAAGGATACGCGTTGGATATTTACTTCCGCGACATTGCAAGTGAATCGCAGCTTAGCGCATTTTGCTAAAGAGTTAGGCTTGGCTGACTCAAAGCAACTCATTTTAGACAGTCCATTTGACTATCCCAATCAAGCCGTATTTTGCGTACCTCGTCATTTAGGCAAGGTGGGGCAGTCGCAACATTCAGCAAAACAACTGGTTGATGTGTGTGTTCAAGCCATTAATGCCGCACAAGGACGGACATTTATTTTATTTACCAGTCATCATATGCTGCAACAAGTCGCCGTAATGTTGCAAGGTAAAGTCAAGTATCCGCTTTTAGTGCAAGGGCAGGCCAGTAAACAAAGTTTATTGAATAAATTTCGACAACTCGGTAATGCGGTGTTGTTGGGAACCAGCAGTTTCTGGGAAGGAGTGGATGTTCGCGGTAAATTACTCAGTTGTGTGATTATTGATAAATTACCGTTTGTGTCTCCAGATGACGCATTATACAAGGCTCGAGCGGCTAATGCTGAGCGTCAAGGACTCGATCCTTTTGCCACTATTTCATTGCCGCAAGCGGTGATCAGTTTAAAGCAGGGCGTAGGGAGATTAATCCGTGATGAAAAAGATCGTGGTGTGCTTATCTTGTGCGATAATCGGATTGTGAATCGCGCATATGGGCAAGCGTTTATTAATTCATTGCCGCCAATGCAGCGAACTCGCGACTTAGAGCACGCATTACAATTTTTAAAACAGATCCCTTAA
- a CDS encoding permease — translation MFQIFSDLASWLIYSVLGLSAETKLGDALHFFVEDVTKIFALLLVMIYLIALMRASLNVERVRDYLAGKHRGVGYLMGAGFGVVTPFCSCSSIPVFLGFTSAGIPLGITMSFLITSPLINEVAILLLMSLLGIKFTLLYVAVGMSVGMLGGLFLDTIKAERWLQSFAAEALKRGQQKGGEDKVDDGVSADPLSLPQRHQFAKTEMLDIFGRVWKWVIIGVGLGAALHGFVPDGWIAAHLGDGQWWSVPAAVLLGIPLYSNATGVIPVMESLIINGLPIGTTLAFCMSTVAASFPEFILLKQVMQWRLLAILFCLLLVAFTLVGWIFNALAPTLSSSI, via the coding sequence ATGTTTCAAATCTTTTCTGATTTGGCATCTTGGCTTATTTACAGTGTATTGGGCTTGTCGGCAGAGACAAAGCTCGGTGATGCGCTGCATTTCTTTGTTGAAGATGTCACTAAAATTTTTGCATTGCTCTTAGTGATGATTTATCTCATTGCCCTAATGCGGGCGTCGTTAAATGTGGAGCGAGTCAGGGATTATTTAGCCGGTAAACATCGAGGCGTAGGTTACTTGATGGGAGCTGGATTTGGTGTCGTCACCCCATTTTGTTCCTGTTCGAGTATTCCGGTGTTTTTAGGCTTCACGTCTGCGGGGATCCCTTTGGGGATCACCATGAGTTTTTTGATCACTTCGCCCTTAATCAACGAAGTGGCAATATTACTGCTGATGAGTTTATTGGGGATAAAGTTTACTCTTTTGTACGTCGCCGTCGGCATGAGTGTGGGCATGTTAGGAGGGTTATTTCTTGACACGATTAAAGCGGAACGTTGGTTGCAATCGTTTGCGGCAGAAGCGTTAAAACGTGGTCAACAAAAGGGCGGCGAAGATAAGGTTGATGATGGCGTCAGTGCAGACCCCTTGTCTTTGCCACAAAGGCATCAATTTGCCAAAACTGAGATGCTGGATATTTTTGGCCGGGTATGGAAATGGGTCATTATTGGTGTCGGTTTAGGTGCTGCATTACATGGTTTTGTTCCCGACGGTTGGATTGCGGCGCATTTGGGTGACGGACAATGGTGGTCTGTTCCTGCCGCTGTGTTGCTGGGTATTCCTCTTTATTCCAATGCGACAGGGGTTATTCCTGTGATGGAAAGCCTGATTATCAATGGTCTACCTATAGGCACCACATTGGCATTTTGTATGAGTACAGTGGCGGCAAGTTTTCCTGAATTTATTTTGCTAAAACAAGTTATGCAATGGCGCTTACTGGCGATATTATTCTGTCTTTTATTAGTCGCGTTTACACTGGTCGGTTGGATTTTTAATGCACTAGCGCCAACCTTGTCATCTTCAATTTAA
- a CDS encoding alpha/beta hydrolase has product MLNVNVAEIQLPLAHITLAAKRYGDASKPMILALHGWLDNADSFIPLAQAFADQGLFDTFQLMCIDWPGHGLSDHRPGRYPLHWVDYIYDLQAVIHAIAQDTGPIILLGHSLGGIVASAYNACLAENIHKLILIEALAPLSESSSQAKDRLRKGLLQQQRFNRQLARPAPTYSSMDVAVQARHQLTGLALPWCALITKRNMALTDGQYHWRSDPRLKLDSLNRFTFDQVDALMTTSDTPSLLIIGHDGYKQLTASTDQANKWFTHIEIVHLSGDHHLHMGNAQQVAESIGAFILNSR; this is encoded by the coding sequence ATGTTGAACGTTAACGTCGCCGAGATTCAATTGCCGTTGGCTCATATAACCCTTGCTGCGAAACGCTATGGTGATGCTAGTAAGCCGATGATATTGGCTTTGCATGGCTGGCTTGACAATGCAGACAGTTTTATTCCCTTAGCACAGGCTTTTGCCGATCAAGGTTTGTTCGATACATTTCAACTAATGTGCATTGATTGGCCTGGACATGGATTATCAGATCACCGTCCAGGGCGCTATCCATTGCATTGGGTCGATTACATTTATGATCTGCAAGCCGTGATCCATGCTATCGCACAAGATACCGGGCCGATTATTTTATTGGGTCATTCGCTTGGCGGCATAGTGGCGTCAGCTTATAATGCTTGTCTTGCTGAAAACATCCATAAACTTATATTAATAGAAGCACTTGCACCATTATCAGAGTCTTCCAGCCAAGCTAAAGATCGCTTACGTAAAGGTTTACTGCAACAACAACGTTTTAATCGTCAATTAGCCAGACCCGCTCCGACATATTCCTCTATGGACGTTGCGGTTCAAGCTCGCCATCAACTGACTGGATTGGCATTGCCATGGTGTGCACTGATCACCAAGCGTAATATGGCGCTCACTGATGGACAATATCATTGGCGCAGTGACCCTAGATTAAAGTTAGATTCGCTGAACCGATTTACGTTTGATCAGGTAGATGCGCTGATGACCACCAGTGACACGCCTTCTTTACTGATTATTGGCCATGATGGCTATAAACAATTAACCGCATCAACAGATCAAGCCAATAAATGGTTTACCCATATTGAAATAGTACATTTATCCGGAGACCATCACCTTCATATGGGAAATGCCCAACAGGTGGCCGAATCGATTGGAGCATTTATTCTAAATAGCCGTTAA
- a CDS encoding Fis family transcriptional regulator — MRKIDKKRDNQLREGLTSVCQQAIAAYPGFAWITHMVDYAIFPKGLRIICIFDTESQLMQFNQRGDKAILLSLIQRTLAQYDINLKDINQHVSFDTETACEQQHQGNWALRLSETNSMANNGRSKLHSMSRGG; from the coding sequence ATGCGTAAAATTGACAAAAAAAGAGACAATCAATTAAGAGAGGGATTAACCTCTGTATGCCAACAAGCAATAGCGGCCTATCCAGGTTTTGCGTGGATTACCCATATGGTTGATTATGCTATATTTCCTAAAGGTTTACGGATTATTTGCATATTTGATACTGAATCACAGCTAATGCAATTTAATCAACGCGGTGATAAAGCGATATTGTTAAGCTTAATTCAACGCACCCTTGCTCAATACGATATTAACCTCAAAGACATCAATCAGCATGTTAGCTTTGATACCGAAACTGCCTGCGAGCAGCAACATCAGGGTAATTGGGCGTTGCGGTTAAGTGAAACTAATAGCATGGCAAACAATGGTCGCTCTAAGCTGCACTCAATGTCGCGTGGAGGCTGA
- a CDS encoding M50 family metallopeptidase produces the protein MPNVSWSAIPSRSRFMIELLLAFLLTRFPYISIPFKWFESYFHELSHGIATLMTGGSVSHIQLFPNGAGLCFSQGGSSILIAYAGYFGAALWGYTIFLMATQKQTIRFTLTLLAITVAASLLFWARDLLTIIILSVLIILFLLPLKLKNSSLLNTLLRILGLMIILNAMASPMVLLGLSSQGDAVLLAKMTWLPAWLWVMSWLAFSGYMLWLCWRKVGRKKGVSK, from the coding sequence ATGCCTAATGTATCGTGGTCTGCAATACCCAGTCGCAGCCGTTTTATGATTGAATTACTGCTGGCTTTTTTATTAACTCGATTTCCGTATATCTCTATTCCTTTTAAATGGTTTGAAAGCTATTTCCATGAATTATCTCATGGCATCGCGACGTTAATGACGGGTGGCTCGGTCAGTCATATTCAATTATTTCCAAACGGTGCAGGCCTTTGTTTTAGTCAAGGCGGCAGTAGCATATTAATTGCTTATGCCGGTTATTTTGGTGCCGCATTGTGGGGATATACAATCTTCCTCATGGCTACTCAAAAACAGACTATCCGGTTTACACTCACCCTGTTAGCCATAACAGTGGCGGCTTCGTTACTTTTCTGGGCTCGTGATCTGTTAACAATTATTATTCTTAGCGTCTTGATAATACTTTTTTTGTTACCACTTAAATTAAAAAATAGTAGCCTATTAAACACCTTGCTGCGTATATTAGGCCTGATGATTATTTTAAACGCCATGGCCAGTCCAATGGTGTTATTGGGGTTAAGCAGCCAAGGCGATGCGGTTTTGTTAGCTAAAATGACTTGGCTACCAGCATGGTTGTGGGTAATGTCATGGCTAGCATTTAGTGGCTATATGTTGTGGCTCTGCTGGCGTAAAGTGGGTCGAAAAAAGGGAGTGTCAAAATGA
- the fadD gene encoding long-chain-fatty-acid--CoA ligase FadD, with protein MDQPWINNLPEHVPAEIDPSQFSSLVHMFEDSVAKYADQPAFINMGATITYRKLEERSRAFAAYLQNELHLKKGDRVALMMPNLLQYPIALFGVLRAGMVVVNVNPLYTPRELKHQLVDSGAKAIVVVSNFAHTLEKIVVQTPIESVIITNLGDQLSAPKRTLVNFVVKYIKRLVPKYHLPHALSFRDALSKGRRLQYIKADITGADLAFLQYTGGTTGVSKGAMLSHKNVVSNVLQANGAYSPALDNGTEFVVTALPLYHIFALTVNCLLFLHKGSKNLLITNPRDLPAFVAELKKYPFTVLTGVNTLFNALVNNEEFTQLDFSGLKLSIGGGMAVQRAVADKWQNLTKTRLLEGYGLTEASPLVTCCPYNLSGYNGSIGFPAPSTFIQIRDEDSKVLAQGETGELYAKGPQVMLGYWHRPEETATVIDKDGWLATGDIGYMDEKGFFFIVDRKKDMILVSGFNVFPNEVEEVVALHPKVIEVAAVGVPNDASGELVKIFVVAKDKSLTEEELIKHCRHHLTGYKVPKLVEFRDELPKTNVGKILRRQLRDEVTKA; from the coding sequence GTGGACCAGCCTTGGATTAATAATTTACCTGAACATGTTCCGGCCGAAATTGACCCATCTCAATTCAGTTCCTTAGTACATATGTTTGAAGATTCAGTAGCAAAATATGCCGACCAACCTGCCTTTATTAACATGGGTGCGACGATCACATACCGTAAACTCGAAGAACGCAGTCGAGCTTTTGCAGCTTATTTACAAAACGAACTGCATTTAAAAAAAGGTGATCGTGTTGCCCTGATGATGCCCAATTTGTTGCAATATCCTATTGCTCTGTTTGGTGTTTTACGCGCGGGTATGGTGGTGGTTAACGTTAATCCACTTTATACTCCGCGGGAATTAAAGCATCAACTAGTCGATTCAGGTGCGAAAGCTATTGTAGTGGTGTCAAATTTTGCTCATACCTTAGAAAAGATTGTCGTTCAAACACCTATTGAATCGGTCATTATTACCAATCTTGGTGATCAACTTAGTGCACCGAAACGCACCTTAGTGAATTTTGTCGTTAAATACATTAAAAGATTAGTACCCAAATACCATTTACCTCATGCATTATCGTTTCGCGATGCCTTATCAAAAGGTCGTCGTCTGCAGTATATTAAAGCGGATATTACGGGTGCTGATTTAGCCTTTTTACAATATACCGGTGGCACAACCGGGGTATCTAAAGGCGCAATGCTAAGCCATAAAAATGTGGTGAGTAATGTTTTACAGGCCAATGGTGCTTACTCTCCAGCCCTTGATAATGGCACTGAGTTTGTGGTGACAGCCTTGCCGCTGTACCATATTTTTGCCCTTACGGTTAACTGTTTGCTGTTTTTGCACAAAGGCAGCAAAAATTTACTTATCACCAATCCTCGCGATCTTCCCGCATTTGTGGCTGAATTGAAAAAGTACCCGTTTACCGTATTGACCGGTGTTAATACCTTATTCAATGCTTTGGTGAACAATGAAGAATTCACCCAACTTGATTTTTCTGGCTTAAAACTGTCGATTGGCGGTGGTATGGCCGTACAACGCGCGGTCGCCGATAAATGGCAAAATCTGACTAAGACACGTTTATTAGAAGGTTATGGTTTAACAGAAGCATCGCCTTTAGTGACTTGCTGCCCATATAACCTCAGTGGTTATAATGGATCGATTGGTTTTCCTGCACCATCGACCTTTATTCAAATCAGGGATGAAGATTCAAAGGTATTGGCTCAAGGCGAAACTGGCGAGTTATATGCTAAAGGCCCTCAAGTCATGCTGGGCTATTGGCACCGTCCGGAAGAAACAGCTACTGTAATTGATAAAGATGGTTGGTTAGCAACAGGCGATATTGGTTACATGGATGAAAAAGGTTTCTTTTTCATTGTTGATCGTAAAAAAGACATGATTTTAGTGTCAGGTTTTAACGTATTCCCGAATGAAGTGGAGGAGGTCGTTGCCTTACACCCTAAAGTGATTGAAGTCGCTGCTGTTGGCGTTCCCAATGATGCCAGTGGCGAGTTAGTAAAGATTTTTGTGGTCGCAAAAGACAAATCATTAACCGAAGAAGAGCTGATTAAGCACTGCCGTCATCATTTAACGGGATATAAAGTTCCTAAGCTGGTAGAATTTAGAGACGAATTACCGAAAACCAATGTGGGTAAAATTTTACGCCGACAACTTCGAGATGAAGTTACCAAAGCGTAA
- the rnd gene encoding ribonuclease D, protein MLTFEYINDDASLLSLVEQYQQSTLLVLDTEFVRTRTYYAKLGLIQAYDGKTLALIDPVAITDLSPFWQLLTNPNVVKLVHSCSEDLEVFAHYGECQPSPLFDSQIAASLAGFGHGLGYAKLVDACLQVEIDKGESRTDWMKRPLTEAQLHYAANDVFYLYQLYPQLQEKLAANNRIEWLFEEGQRMTEGRLSLPEGDSVYLKVKNAFQLSSQQLAYLKVLAKWRLNKAVSRNLALGFVVKDHALIALAKKQPTTLAELAQLNDLTDQEKRIHGKDLLTVMATADLVNLPEEVDIVALKPGYKSAFKEVKNVLTELCERENVALEFVGSKRHIHEFLLWLFNNKTTSTPLLLSGWRGMLIGDLLARVRFN, encoded by the coding sequence TTGTTAACGTTTGAATATATCAATGATGATGCCAGCTTATTGTCATTAGTTGAACAATACCAACAAAGCACCTTATTGGTGCTCGATACTGAGTTTGTCCGCACTCGAACCTATTATGCTAAATTAGGTCTTATTCAAGCCTACGATGGCAAGACCTTAGCATTAATTGATCCGGTCGCGATTACCGATTTAAGCCCTTTTTGGCAATTATTAACTAACCCGAATGTTGTTAAGTTAGTGCATTCATGCAGTGAAGATCTTGAGGTGTTTGCTCATTACGGTGAATGCCAACCTAGCCCATTATTTGATAGCCAAATAGCTGCTAGTCTTGCCGGTTTCGGCCACGGTTTAGGATATGCCAAACTAGTCGATGCATGCTTGCAAGTTGAAATAGATAAAGGCGAGTCACGTACCGATTGGATGAAACGTCCACTCACTGAAGCACAATTACACTATGCAGCCAATGATGTGTTTTATTTGTATCAATTATATCCACAGCTCCAAGAGAAACTTGCGGCAAACAATCGTATTGAATGGTTGTTTGAAGAAGGTCAGCGCATGACTGAAGGGCGTTTGTCATTGCCAGAAGGCGACAGCGTTTACCTTAAAGTAAAAAATGCCTTTCAGCTATCGAGTCAGCAATTAGCCTATTTAAAAGTATTGGCTAAATGGCGCTTAAACAAAGCGGTAAGCCGTAATCTTGCGCTCGGTTTTGTGGTAAAAGATCATGCATTAATTGCATTAGCCAAAAAACAACCGACCACGTTAGCAGAATTAGCTCAATTAAATGATTTAACGGATCAAGAAAAACGTATTCATGGCAAAGACTTATTAACGGTAATGGCGACTGCAGATTTAGTTAATCTACCTGAAGAAGTTGATATTGTTGCGCTTAAACCTGGTTATAAATCAGCTTTTAAAGAGGTTAAGAACGTCTTGACTGAATTATGTGAGCGAGAAAATGTTGCATTAGAATTTGTTGGTTCTAAACGCCATATTCATGAGTTTTTGTTATGGCTTTTCAATAATAAAACGACCTCAACACCTTTGCTACTAAGTGGTTGGCGAGGAATGTTGATCGGTGATTTGCTAGCGCGAGTACGTTTCAATTAA
- the tsaB gene encoding tRNA (adenosine(37)-N6)-threonylcarbamoyltransferase complex dimerization subunit type 1 TsaB: MPKQLHILALDTCTETCSVALTINGDVYARIEDAPREHSQRLLPMVDAVLAEAKVTLADIDLIAYGRGPGSFTGIRICTSMTQGLALGLDLPVIGISTLTAMAQMAIELGASQVLCCIDARMKEVYWGQYIAKDGIATLVGEEHVSAPEAIELTLDTQQTISVCGTGFEAYPQLLNIAPHITPCSQATYPDAKAMIVLAQQGYQQGLHTSVDELSPVYLRDTVTWKKLPGRE, from the coding sequence ATGCCTAAGCAGTTACATATCCTCGCGCTTGATACTTGCACTGAAACTTGCTCAGTAGCATTAACCATTAACGGCGACGTTTATGCTCGTATTGAAGATGCTCCGCGCGAACATAGCCAACGTTTGTTACCTATGGTCGACGCCGTCTTAGCTGAAGCTAAAGTGACACTAGCCGATATTGATTTAATTGCTTATGGCCGCGGCCCCGGCAGCTTTACCGGTATTCGTATTTGTACTAGCATGACCCAAGGTTTAGCACTGGGGCTAGATTTACCCGTTATTGGTATTTCTACGCTTACTGCCATGGCGCAAATGGCGATTGAGCTCGGAGCTTCACAGGTATTGTGTTGTATTGATGCCCGCATGAAAGAAGTGTATTGGGGACAATATATTGCCAAAGATGGTATTGCCACCTTAGTGGGTGAAGAACACGTTAGCGCGCCAGAAGCGATTGAATTGACACTCGATACTCAACAAACCATTAGTGTTTGTGGCACAGGATTTGAAGCCTATCCACAATTATTGAATATTGCGCCGCACATTACTCCATGCAGTCAAGCAACTTACCCAGATGCAAAAGCCATGATCGTGCTTGCGCAGCAAGGTTACCAACAAGGTTTACATACCTCTGTCGATGAACTTTCGCCAGTGTACCTTCGTGATACGGTTACATGGAAAAAACTTCCTGGCCGAGAATAG
- the minE gene encoding cell division topological specificity factor MinE translates to MSILDYFRSSKKPNTASLAKERLQIIVAHQRGERGIPDYFPKMKQEIIEVIRKYVQISEDQVSVQLDQNDDNLSVLELNVTLPDTK, encoded by the coding sequence ATGTCGATACTTGATTATTTTAGAAGCAGTAAAAAGCCCAATACCGCATCATTGGCAAAGGAACGATTACAAATTATTGTGGCTCATCAGCGTGGAGAACGCGGTATACCTGATTATTTTCCAAAGATGAAACAAGAAATCATCGAAGTTATCCGAAAATATGTCCAAATATCAGAAGACCAAGTGTCTGTGCAGTTAGACCAAAATGACGACAATTTATCGGTTTTAGAGCTTAACGTCACCTTACCTGATACTAAGTAA
- a CDS encoding thioredoxin family protein, which translates to MKIIKVLGSGCKKCLETAELVQAVADEKGVAIKIEKVTEMAQIMAYDVMSTPAVVVDEKVVHKGSKPTRDKIAEWI; encoded by the coding sequence ATGAAAATCATTAAAGTATTAGGCTCTGGTTGTAAAAAATGCCTTGAAACTGCCGAATTGGTCCAAGCCGTTGCAGATGAAAAGGGTGTCGCAATCAAAATCGAAAAAGTGACCGAGATGGCGCAAATCATGGCTTATGACGTTATGAGCACGCCAGCGGTGGTGGTAGATGAAAAAGTGGTTCATAAAGGCAGTAAACCCACTAGAGATAAAATAGCCGAGTGGATATAA
- a CDS encoding DUF1569 domain-containing protein, whose product MQRRQFLKVGVASAAIGLGGASVMWLNQGKDTKLLNLNALLSILNKMSLLPPEQLASLSTGQWNTAQVFSHCAQSVEFSMTGFPQHKSAVFKHTVGTLAFAVFATKGAMSHSLSESIPAAPILDEHVDVNVALNRLIQSLGDFQQYEGELKPHFAYGALTKSEYELAHVLHFYNHQQTFT is encoded by the coding sequence ATGCAACGTAGACAATTTTTAAAAGTGGGTGTAGCGAGCGCAGCCATCGGCTTAGGGGGGGCGAGTGTGATGTGGTTAAACCAAGGCAAGGATACTAAGCTACTTAATTTAAACGCATTGTTATCGATCCTGAATAAAATGTCATTATTACCGCCAGAGCAATTAGCAAGCCTAAGTACTGGCCAATGGAACACTGCCCAGGTATTCAGCCACTGTGCCCAAAGTGTTGAGTTTTCGATGACCGGGTTTCCGCAACATAAATCTGCCGTATTTAAGCACACGGTTGGCACACTAGCGTTTGCGGTTTTTGCCACTAAAGGGGCGATGTCGCATAGCTTAAGTGAATCTATTCCCGCGGCACCAATACTAGATGAACATGTCGACGTTAACGTCGCCTTGAACCGTTTGATACAATCCTTAGGTGATTTTCAGCAATATGAGGGTGAACTCAAGCCACACTTTGCTTATGGCGCATTAACTAAATCAGAATACGAACTTGCCCATGTATTACATTTTTATAATCACCAGCAAACTTTTACCTAA
- a CDS encoding class I SAM-dependent methyltransferase, translating into MKRNMMLGALIGLSSLGMSTAIYAADSMPDKKVTAPQVNAALAKAVASEFRSTENKLRDQYRHPAETLAFFDVKPEQTVIELWPGGGWYAEILAPYLASKGQYVAANFETKPAEDNRQTAYYKSAGVKFEKWVSDNKASVGNVQFVTLDPPAKFSLGKDNSADHVLTFRNLHNWAMKGELEGVFKAAYDVLKVGGSLGVVEHRANVGMAAESGYMEQNQMVELANKYGFELTANSELNANPKDSKDYPKGVWTLPPRLAMGDQDKQKYLDIGESDRMTLKFTKTAAK; encoded by the coding sequence ATGAAACGTAACATGATGTTAGGAGCCTTAATTGGCTTATCAAGTTTAGGTATGTCGACCGCAATATACGCAGCCGATAGTATGCCCGATAAAAAAGTGACGGCGCCGCAGGTCAATGCTGCGCTTGCTAAGGCGGTGGCCAGCGAATTTCGGTCTACAGAAAATAAACTGCGTGATCAATATCGTCATCCTGCAGAAACATTAGCTTTTTTTGATGTAAAGCCTGAACAGACGGTTATTGAGTTATGGCCGGGTGGTGGTTGGTATGCTGAAATTCTTGCGCCTTATTTAGCCTCAAAAGGTCAATATGTTGCCGCCAATTTTGAAACTAAGCCTGCAGAAGATAACCGTCAGACGGCTTATTATAAATCAGCCGGTGTTAAATTTGAAAAATGGGTGAGTGACAACAAAGCGAGCGTTGGCAATGTTCAGTTTGTAACCCTCGATCCACCGGCTAAATTTTCATTAGGCAAAGATAACTCTGCAGACCACGTATTAACATTCCGTAATTTGCATAATTGGGCCATGAAAGGTGAGTTAGAAGGTGTATTTAAAGCCGCTTATGACGTGTTAAAAGTCGGAGGTTCATTAGGGGTCGTCGAGCACAGAGCAAACGTGGGGATGGCTGCAGAAAGTGGTTATATGGAACAAAATCAAATGGTTGAACTTGCCAATAAATACGGTTTTGAACTGACTGCGAACTCAGAATTAAATGCCAATCCTAAAGACAGCAAAGATTATCCCAAAGGTGTGTGGACATTACCACCCCGTTTAGCGATGGGCGATCAAGATAAACAAAAATACCTTGATATTGGTGAAAGTGATCGTATGACACTTAAGTTTACCAAAACTGCGGCTAAATAA